A genomic stretch from Anaerolineae bacterium includes:
- a CDS encoding SagB family peptide dehydrogenase, whose translation MRTLKAISRHDVSYLVSAGLLVTATATAFTGLISDLWDLNEFVYHKYTGYAAAILALAHVYLHWGQLLGYARWRLGRRARMVRDRGEGQEGRRAPSLPRTSAPLQLLSRRGLIGLMLGGLGGFILGRSLRSQSALPYGGDVGAIYHEWSKPKVLSWLGTVANWGRQPALYKEYTWAERIPLPLPNDFRGLSTEEAIQRRRSVRDYSGQPMTLMELSRLLYYTSGINAERWGYKLRAAPSAGALYPIEIYPVVHRVEGLQPGLYHYAVRDHALELLRAADLRGEITRHGLMQEFLGQANLVLVFTAIFQRLRWKYQERTYRYALLEAGHLGQNVYLAATSVGMGACAVGAFLDDDLNAMLGIDGQHEAAIYMLAVGKV comes from the coding sequence ATGAGGACTCTTAAAGCGATTTCTCGCCATGACGTAAGCTATCTGGTCAGCGCCGGGCTTCTGGTGACAGCCACAGCTACGGCCTTCACCGGCTTGATTTCCGACTTGTGGGATTTGAACGAGTTTGTCTATCACAAATACACCGGCTATGCTGCAGCTATTCTGGCCTTGGCTCACGTCTACCTCCACTGGGGTCAGCTACTAGGATACGCTCGTTGGCGGTTGGGCCGGAGAGCGAGGATGGTGAGGGACCGAGGAGAAGGGCAGGAGGGCAGAAGAGCCCCTTCGCTCCCTCGTACTTCCGCCCCTCTACAGCTTCTATCCCGCCGTGGGTTGATCGGCCTGATGCTGGGAGGGCTGGGAGGGTTTATCCTAGGGCGGAGTCTGCGCTCGCAGTCGGCTTTGCCTTACGGAGGTGATGTGGGAGCGATCTACCACGAGTGGAGCAAGCCGAAGGTGTTGAGCTGGCTAGGCACGGTCGCCAATTGGGGACGCCAGCCAGCCTTGTACAAAGAATATACCTGGGCTGAACGAATTCCCCTGCCCCTTCCCAATGATTTCCGGGGGCTGTCCACCGAAGAGGCTATCCAGCGACGGCGCTCAGTACGGGATTACTCTGGCCAGCCGATGACGCTGATGGAATTGTCTCGCTTGTTGTACTATACCAGTGGCATCAACGCGGAGCGCTGGGGATATAAACTGCGAGCTGCTCCCTCAGCTGGAGCGCTGTACCCCATTGAAATCTATCCTGTTGTGCACCGGGTGGAAGGGCTGCAACCAGGGCTATACCACTATGCAGTGCGAGATCACGCGCTAGAGCTTCTGCGCGCGGCCGACCTGCGCGGGGAGATCACTCGCCATGGGCTAATGCAGGAGTTCCTGGGCCAGGCCAACCTGGTGCTGGTCTTCACGGCTATCTTTCAACGGCTTCGTTGGAAGTACCAAGAACGCACATATCGCTATGCCTTGTTGGAGGCAGGCCATTTGGGCCAGAACGTGTATCTGGCTGCGACTTCCGTAGGCATGGGCGCTTGTGCTGTGGGGGCCTTTCTGGATGACGACCTTAATGCCATGCTGGGGATCGATGGACAACATGAGGCAGCCATCTACATGTTGGCCGTGGGCAAGGTGTAA